Genomic segment of Gemmatimonadaceae bacterium:
GCCCGCTGGCTGCTCAGCCGCATCGACGACCTGTTCGTCGACTAACCTGCCTACTCAATGATTCGCACATACCGTCCCATCGTCTTCGTCCTCACCCTCCTCGCCGCGTTCGCGCTGCCCCTGCGCGCGCAGGCGCCGGTGACGGTGAAGATGGCCACGCTCGTTCCCGAGAACTCGTCCTGGTTCCTCGTCCTGAAGGAGGTTGCCGATCAGTGGGGCAAGATCTCCGGCGGCAAGGTGCGCGTGCTGCTGTATCCCGGCGGTCGCCAGGGTGACGATCCGGATGTGGTGCGCAAGATGAACCTGGGCACCCTCAACGCCGGCGTGCTGACCTCCGCCGGGTTGGGAGAGATTGACCGCAGCATCTACGCCCTGAGCATCCCGATGGCCTTCAATGACTACGAAGAGGTCTACGCGGTGCTCGAGAAGATGCGCCCCGAACTGGAGGCCACGTTCGCGGCCAAGGGCTTCGTCGTGCTCAACTGGGCGGACGGCGGGTGGAACCATTTCTTCACGAAGTCGGCGGCCGCGACGCCGGAACAGATGAAGAAGCTCAAGCTCTTCAGCTGGGCGGGCGATACCAAGACGACGGAGGCGTACAAGAAGATGGGGTTCGATCCGCGCCCCGCGCCGTCCACCGAACTCGTGACGGGGCTGCAGACCGGCCTCTTCGAGGCCTTCCTCGCCCCGCCGCAAGTGGCGCTCATCACGCGCTACTACGAGCAGACGAAGTACATGACCGACATGAAGGTCCAGATCCTCATGGGCGCCACCGTGATCCGCAAGGAGACGTGGGAGCGCATTCCGGCGGACCTGCGTCCGAAGCTGCTGGACGCCGCGCGCAGCGCGGGGGCGAAGCTGCAGCGGTCCATTCGCGACAGCTATCAGCGCGACGTGGATGCCATGAAGAAGACGGGCCTGACCGTCGTGCCGGTGGACGCGCGCACGCGGGACCAGTGGCGGCGCTCGGTGGAGGCGGGCTATCCCATCATCCGCGGCGGCGTGATGCCGGCGGACGCGTTTGACGACGCGCTGCGCTTCCGCGACGAGTATCGGCGGCAGCAGGGCGCGGCCAAGAAGTGAGCCGCGTCTTCACGGCGTTCCGT
This window contains:
- the dctP gene encoding TRAP transporter substrate-binding protein DctP, whose product is MIRTYRPIVFVLTLLAAFALPLRAQAPVTVKMATLVPENSSWFLVLKEVADQWGKISGGKVRVLLYPGGRQGDDPDVVRKMNLGTLNAGVLTSAGLGEIDRSIYALSIPMAFNDYEEVYAVLEKMRPELEATFAAKGFVVLNWADGGWNHFFTKSAAATPEQMKKLKLFSWAGDTKTTEAYKKMGFDPRPAPSTELVTGLQTGLFEAFLAPPQVALITRYYEQTKYMTDMKVQILMGATVIRKETWERIPADLRPKLLDAARSAGAKLQRSIRDSYQRDVDAMKKTGLTVVPVDARTRDQWRRSVEAGYPIIRGGVMPADAFDDALRFRDEYRRQQGAAKK